A region of Ictidomys tridecemlineatus isolate mIctTri1 chromosome 4, mIctTri1.hap1, whole genome shotgun sequence DNA encodes the following proteins:
- the Cldn25 gene encoding claudin-25, with protein sequence MAWSFRGRVQLGGLLLSFLGWVCSCITTILPQWKTLNLELNEMETWIMGLWEACVNQEEVGTVCKGFESFLSLPQELQVSRILMVASHGLGLLGLLLSGCGSECFQFHRIHWIFKRRLCLLGGSLEASASATTLFPVSWVAYATIRDFWDDSIPEIVPRWEFGDALYLGWAAGIFLALGGLILIFSVCLGKEDVPSPWMAHHTAPPSCTQPEEFDGSFHLTPRPMNLLI encoded by the coding sequence ATGGCCTGGAGTTTCCGAGGGAGAGTCCAGCTTGGGGGACTGCTTCTCTCTTTCCTTGGCTGGGTCTGCTCCTGTATCACCACAATCCTGCCCCAGTGGAAGACTCTCAATCTGGAATTGAACGAAATGGAGACCTGGATTATGGGGCTTTGGGAGGCCTGTGTGAATCAGGAGGAAGTTGGCACGGTATGCAAAGGCTTTGAGTCCTTCTTGTCTCTGCCCCAAGAGCTCCAGGTATCCCGCATCCTCATGGTAGCCTCCCATGGGCTGGGACTGTTGGGCCTTCTGCTTTCTGGCTGTGGATCTGAATGCTTCCAGTTTCACAGGATACATTGGATATTTAAGAGGCGGCTATGCCTCTTGGGAGGATCCTTGGAAGCATCAGCTTCAGCCACTACCCTCTTTCCAGTCTCCTGGGTGGCCTATGCCACAATCCGAGACTTCTGGGATGACAGTATCCCTGAGATTGTACCACGGTGGGAGTTTGGAGATGCCCTCTACCTGGGCTGGGCTGCTGGTATTTTCCTGGCTCTTGGTGGACTAATCCTCATCTTCTCCGTGTGCCTGGGAAAAGAAGATGTGCCTTCTCCGTGGATGGCCCATCACACAGCCCCACCATCCTGCACTCAACCAGAGGAATTTGATGGCTCCTTCCACCTCACCCCAAGACCTATGAACCTGCTCATCTAG